A part of Pantoea vagans genomic DNA contains:
- a CDS encoding GNAT family N-acetyltransferase: MEITVGHTQDPKTEEYIIQRLWQHNERFAEINMKTLNVILYDDQQNIQGGLLAHTWCGTLDIHYLWIDDAWRLLGTGRQLMQAAEEEARNRGCHMSVVDTLSFQARGFYEKLGYRVYGEQDGYAQRYARYYLAKRL, from the coding sequence ATGGAAATTACAGTGGGCCATACGCAAGACCCCAAAACCGAAGAATATATTATTCAGCGACTCTGGCAGCATAATGAACGCTTTGCCGAGATCAACATGAAAACGCTGAATGTTATCCTGTATGACGATCAGCAAAATATCCAGGGTGGCCTGTTAGCCCATACCTGGTGCGGCACATTGGATATTCACTACCTCTGGATAGATGATGCCTGGCGGTTGCTTGGCACAGGTCGCCAATTGATGCAGGCTGCAGAAGAGGAAGCGCGTAATCGAGGCTGCCATATGTCCGTCGTTGATACGCTAAGTTTTCAGGCGCGTGGTTTTTACGAAAAGCTGGGTTATCGCGTTTATGGCGAACAGGATGGCTATGCGCAGCGCTACGCACGTTATTATCTGGCAAAAAGATTATAA
- the mrcA gene encoding peptidoglycan glycosyltransferase/peptidoglycan DD-transpeptidase MrcA produces the protein MKFVKYLLILAVCCILLGAGSIYGLYKYIEPQLPDVNTLKDVRLQTPMQVYSADGDLIAQYGEMRRIPLTLQQVPPVMVKAFIATEDSRFYEHHGVDPVGIFRAASIALVSGHASQGASTITQQLARNFFLSPERTLMRKIKEAFLAIRIEQLLNKDEILELYLNKIYLGYRAYGVGAASQVYFGKPVDQLSLSEMAMIAGLPKAPSTFNPLYSPSRALSRRNVVLARMLDQHYITQQQYDEARNTPLVAKYHGPEIAFSAPYLSEMVRQEMVKRYGDNAYTDGYKVYTTVTRRLQEAAQTSVRNNVMAYDMRHGYRGPTSVLWKVGEPAWDQTKIEKALKPLPVYGPLHPAVVTEARSDEATVMLKDGSNVSLALAGVRWARPYKSDTVQGPTPKSVTQVLQAGQQIWVRKVGDDWWLGQVPDVNSALVSLDPNDGAVRALVGGFAFNQSMFNRATQALRQVGSNIKPFLYTAAMDRGLTLASILNDVPISRWDAGAGADWRPKNSPPTYDGPIRLRQGLGQSKNVVMVRAMRAMGVDYAAEYLQRFGFPAQNIVHTESLALGAASFTPLQVVRGYSVMANGGFLVDPYFITKIENEQGGTVFEEKPKIACPQCNLPVIYGETKKALALNEESVENVAASNNNQNQAVPQPELEQVPAQAQQGEQQYAPHVINTPLTFLIKSALNSNIFGEPGWMGTGWRAGRDLKRNDIGGKTGTTNSSKDAWFSGYGPGVVTSVWIGFDDARRNLGRSTLSGAIPDQISGYEGGAKSAQPAWDEYMKSALEGVPVQPLTPPDGVVTVTIDRSTGKLANGGGNTRQEYFINGTQPTEYSVHDVGTTIMDNGESHELF, from the coding sequence GTGAAGTTCGTAAAGTATTTATTGATCCTTGCAGTGTGTTGCATCCTGTTGGGAGCTGGCTCGATTTATGGTTTATACAAATACATAGAGCCACAGCTGCCCGACGTAAACACGCTGAAAGATGTGCGTCTGCAAACCCCGATGCAGGTTTACAGCGCCGATGGCGATTTAATCGCCCAGTATGGCGAAATGCGCCGTATCCCTTTGACTCTGCAGCAAGTGCCACCTGTGATGGTGAAAGCGTTTATTGCGACCGAAGACAGCCGTTTCTATGAGCACCATGGTGTTGACCCGGTGGGTATTTTCCGTGCGGCCAGCATTGCGCTGGTTTCCGGTCATGCTTCGCAGGGTGCTAGTACCATCACTCAGCAGCTGGCGCGTAACTTCTTCCTGAGTCCGGAACGCACCCTGATGCGTAAAATAAAGGAAGCGTTCCTGGCGATCCGCATTGAGCAGTTGCTCAACAAAGATGAAATTCTTGAGCTCTATCTGAATAAGATCTACCTCGGCTACCGTGCTTATGGCGTCGGTGCAGCTTCGCAGGTCTATTTTGGTAAGCCGGTTGACCAGCTGTCGCTGAGTGAGATGGCGATGATTGCCGGTCTGCCAAAAGCGCCGTCCACCTTTAACCCGCTTTATTCACCGAGCCGCGCCCTGTCGCGCCGCAACGTGGTACTGGCGCGTATGCTGGATCAGCATTACATCACGCAGCAGCAGTATGACGAGGCACGTAATACGCCGCTGGTGGCGAAGTATCACGGTCCGGAAATCGCCTTCTCTGCCCCCTATCTCAGCGAGATGGTGCGTCAGGAGATGGTGAAACGCTACGGCGACAATGCCTATACCGACGGCTACAAGGTTTACACCACTGTCACCCGCCGCCTGCAGGAAGCCGCTCAGACCTCAGTGCGCAATAACGTCATGGCTTACGATATGCGTCATGGCTATCGCGGCCCGACCAGCGTGCTGTGGAAAGTGGGTGAACCCGCCTGGGATCAGACGAAGATTGAGAAGGCGCTGAAGCCGCTGCCGGTCTATGGACCGTTGCATCCGGCCGTGGTCACAGAAGCACGCAGCGATGAAGCGACCGTGATGCTGAAAGATGGCAGCAATGTGTCGCTGGCACTGGCGGGTGTGCGCTGGGCGCGTCCTTATAAATCTGACACCGTGCAGGGCCCGACGCCGAAAAGCGTGACGCAGGTCCTGCAGGCTGGCCAGCAGATCTGGGTGCGTAAAGTGGGTGACGACTGGTGGCTGGGCCAGGTGCCGGATGTGAACTCGGCGCTGGTCTCGCTGGATCCCAATGATGGTGCGGTGCGCGCGCTGGTGGGCGGTTTCGCCTTTAACCAGAGCATGTTTAACCGTGCGACCCAGGCGCTGCGCCAGGTCGGTTCTAACATCAAGCCTTTCCTCTATACCGCCGCCATGGATCGCGGGCTGACGCTCGCCTCCATCCTGAACGATGTGCCGATTTCCCGCTGGGATGCGGGTGCCGGTGCAGACTGGCGTCCGAAGAACTCACCGCCAACGTATGATGGTCCGATTCGTCTGCGTCAGGGACTCGGCCAGTCGAAAAACGTCGTCATGGTACGTGCGATGCGTGCGATGGGCGTAGACTACGCCGCAGAGTATCTGCAGCGCTTTGGTTTCCCGGCTCAGAACATTGTGCACACCGAGTCGCTGGCATTGGGTGCGGCCTCATTCACACCGTTACAGGTGGTACGTGGCTACTCCGTGATGGCGAATGGCGGCTTCCTGGTCGATCCTTACTTCATTACCAAAATTGAGAATGAACAGGGCGGCACCGTATTTGAAGAGAAACCGAAGATCGCCTGTCCACAGTGTAATCTGCCGGTCATCTACGGTGAGACCAAAAAAGCGCTGGCGTTGAATGAAGAGAGCGTCGAGAACGTCGCCGCTTCAAATAACAACCAGAATCAGGCGGTTCCTCAGCCTGAACTGGAGCAGGTTCCTGCGCAGGCACAGCAGGGTGAGCAGCAATATGCGCCGCACGTGATCAATACCCCACTCACCTTCCTGATTAAGAGCGCGCTGAACAGTAATATCTTTGGCGAACCGGGCTGGATGGGAACCGGCTGGCGTGCCGGGCGTGACCTCAAGCGTAATGATATCGGCGGCAAAACCGGTACCACCAACAGCTCGAAAGACGCCTGGTTCTCGGGTTACGGCCCTGGCGTGGTGACGTCAGTCTGGATCGGTTTTGATGATGCGCGCCGCAATCTGGGCCGCAGCACGCTCTCCGGTGCGATTCCCGATCAGATTTCGGGCTATGAAGGTGGTGCGAAGAGTGCACAACCGGCATGGGATGAGTACATGAAGAGCGCGCTGGAGGGTGTGCCGGTACAGCCGTTAACCCCGCCGGATGGCGTGGTCACAGTGACTATCGACCGCAGCACTGGCAAGCTGGCCAATGGCGGAGGCAACACCCGTCAGGAGTACTTCATCAATGGCACCCAGCCAACCGAATATTCGGTGCATGATGTGGGTACGACGATTATGGATAACGGCGAGAGTCACGAGCTGTTCTGA
- the hofQ gene encoding DNA uptake porin HofQ: MKRIATLLLLISCLLPVYAADEEPLSLTFDNAPVGRILQALADYQQINLMIAPEVEGSLSLRLDNLPWHQALDLVARMAKLTLIEQDNVLLVYPESWQQAQQQEKLQQTPLQQRAVILRYASASEVHASLLTERQSLMTPRGSVTVDKRTNALLLRDTAAALKETERWIRALDLPLEQIELSAHIVTISEEHLQELGVKWGLQAGDAAVTDILHHPRLDIPLAVTSPGISVGMALARIGGQLLDLELSALEQENQIEIIASPRLFTSHQQTASIKQGTEIPYEVSAGNSGATSIEFKEAVLGMEVTPTISGNGRIQLKIHISQNMPGRSIRTGDSDILSIDKQEIETQVTVSDGQTLALGGIFQQQRSHGENKVPLLGNVPLIGGLFRQQSEQRQKRELVIFITPRLVREAALTAG, translated from the coding sequence ATGAAAAGGATAGCTACTCTGCTGCTGCTCATAAGCTGCCTGCTGCCGGTTTACGCCGCTGATGAGGAGCCTCTCAGCCTGACATTTGATAACGCGCCGGTAGGGCGCATTTTGCAGGCGCTGGCTGACTATCAGCAGATCAACCTGATGATTGCGCCAGAGGTGGAAGGGTCGTTATCGCTGCGGCTCGATAACCTGCCGTGGCATCAGGCGCTGGACCTGGTAGCGCGCATGGCAAAGCTGACGCTGATAGAACAGGATAATGTGCTGCTGGTCTATCCGGAGAGCTGGCAGCAGGCTCAGCAGCAGGAAAAGTTGCAGCAGACGCCTTTGCAGCAGCGCGCCGTGATATTGCGCTATGCCAGCGCCAGCGAGGTGCATGCCAGCCTGCTGACTGAACGGCAGTCGCTGATGACACCGCGCGGCAGCGTGACGGTCGACAAACGCACCAACGCCCTGTTACTGCGCGATACGGCGGCAGCGTTGAAAGAGACGGAACGCTGGATACGGGCGCTGGACCTGCCACTGGAGCAAATCGAGCTATCGGCGCATATCGTCACTATCAGCGAAGAGCATCTGCAGGAGCTGGGCGTGAAGTGGGGATTGCAGGCGGGTGACGCCGCCGTGACTGACATCCTGCATCATCCCCGGCTGGATATTCCGCTGGCGGTGACTTCACCCGGCATCAGCGTGGGTATGGCGCTGGCGCGCATCGGCGGTCAGCTGCTGGATCTGGAATTAAGTGCGCTGGAGCAGGAGAACCAGATTGAAATCATCGCCAGTCCGCGCCTTTTTACCTCACATCAGCAGACCGCGTCGATTAAGCAGGGCACGGAAATACCTTATGAAGTGTCGGCGGGAAACAGCGGTGCCACCAGTATTGAGTTCAAAGAAGCGGTGCTGGGCATGGAGGTAACACCGACGATTTCCGGGAATGGCCGCATCCAGCTGAAGATCCATATCAGTCAGAACATGCCGGGTCGCAGCATCAGAACCGGCGACAGCGACATATTATCCATTGATAAACAGGAAATTGAGACGCAGGTCACGGTCAGTGACGGGCAAACACTGGCGTTAGGGGGTATCTTTCAGCAGCAGCGCAGTCACGGAGAGAATAAAGTGCCGCTGCTTGGAAATGTGCCGCTGATTGGCGGGTTGTTTCGTCAGCAATCGGAGCAGCGCCAAAAAAGAGAGCTGGTGATCTTCATAACGCCGCGATTGGTCAGGGAAGCAGCGCTTACGGCTGGATAA
- the pilM gene encoding type IV pilus biogenesis protein PilM: MAFHTWQIGLDIQNRQICALALQPRRDGWQLRHWWQQRLPQDTLRNGVLQSSPELLAALTAWRQRLPRRYSLRVALPARLVLQRQLPLPAQSLNEPALGHYVQAAARRLFPLEPAALALDYRADTQSGQLCVTAARLEIIDQWAAPLLQAGLKPQVFELTTEALRRLARQAALQEGAVLVLQQDNRWLWSDVHTAADNGEATTLAALQQQAFPDARSVTWCSADNSALPADARAFSPFDLFHYKQPPFPENPGAFALAAGLALRDGDQ; encoded by the coding sequence ATGGCTTTTCATACCTGGCAAATTGGGCTGGATATTCAGAATAGGCAGATTTGTGCCCTGGCCCTCCAGCCTCGTCGTGATGGCTGGCAGCTACGCCACTGGTGGCAGCAGCGGCTGCCGCAAGATACGTTAAGAAACGGCGTGCTGCAATCTTCGCCTGAATTACTGGCAGCCTTGACGGCCTGGCGTCAGCGGTTGCCGCGTCGTTACTCGCTGCGTGTCGCGCTGCCCGCCCGGCTGGTACTGCAGCGCCAGCTCCCGCTGCCTGCACAGTCGCTCAATGAGCCTGCGCTGGGGCACTACGTGCAGGCGGCCGCGCGCCGTCTCTTTCCGCTGGAGCCTGCTGCGCTGGCACTGGATTACCGGGCCGACACACAGAGCGGCCAGCTCTGCGTCACGGCGGCCCGGCTGGAGATTATAGACCAGTGGGCAGCGCCACTGCTGCAGGCGGGATTAAAGCCGCAGGTGTTTGAACTGACTACCGAAGCGCTCAGGCGGCTGGCCCGACAGGCCGCGCTGCAGGAGGGTGCGGTACTGGTGCTGCAGCAGGATAACCGCTGGCTCTGGAGCGATGTGCATACCGCGGCTGACAACGGCGAAGCTACCACGCTTGCGGCACTGCAGCAGCAGGCCTTCCCCGACGCTCGTTCTGTCACCTGGTGCTCAGCCGATAATTCTGCGCTGCCCGCTGACGCCCGCGCGTTTTCCCCTTTTGATCTGTTCCATTATAAACAGCCGCCGTTTCCGGAAAATCCAGGTGCCTTTGCGCTGGCGGCCGGGCTGGCGCTGCGCGACGGAGATCAATGA
- a CDS encoding DNA utilization family protein, translated as MRNSLLILLLCCGGVLARDPFRPVAGSICEALVEPLTGWHLQGVIGREMHFHAWLVNPQGESVAVRTGKPFPLSPWQLADMTRRSLSLAVPNSCTAQQTSFYLKGRSHEKDSYSAAAHKLPAAGLRR; from the coding sequence ATGCGCAATAGCCTGCTGATTTTACTGCTGTGCTGTGGCGGTGTGCTGGCACGTGATCCGTTCCGGCCTGTTGCCGGTTCGATTTGTGAGGCGCTCGTGGAGCCGCTTACTGGCTGGCATCTGCAGGGGGTCATTGGCCGTGAGATGCATTTTCATGCCTGGCTGGTGAACCCGCAGGGTGAGAGCGTCGCAGTCCGCACAGGCAAGCCATTTCCCCTGTCGCCCTGGCAACTCGCTGATATGACCCGCCGCAGCCTCTCCTTAGCGGTACCGAATAGCTGCACTGCACAACAGACTTCGTTTTACTTAAAAGGACGTTCGCATGAAAAGGATAGCTACTCTGCTGCTGCTCATAAGCTGCCTGCTGCCGGTTTACGCCGCTGA
- a CDS encoding PilN domain-containing protein, whose translation MVAVNLLPWRQRRQQQQRRQSLVVLSLMLSAVLVGVMQQSWRIFHAREQVAQTVREQQQALENLDAQLAQQKTLLAQLTVVQKQQAKQRQQAVQLTAWHQFWLDLPALLPDTAWLTRLEKRDNRLTLEGLAQDMAAVRQFREQLTTVALFGQVRQGSVKRQADSHYRFSLRAEVKEVADE comes from the coding sequence ATGGTCGCAGTGAATCTGCTGCCGTGGCGACAGCGTCGTCAGCAACAGCAGCGGCGACAGAGCCTTGTCGTGCTGTCACTGATGCTGAGTGCTGTTCTGGTGGGAGTCATGCAGCAAAGCTGGCGCATCTTTCATGCTCGTGAGCAGGTGGCGCAGACGGTCAGGGAGCAGCAGCAGGCGCTGGAAAACCTGGACGCGCAGCTGGCGCAGCAAAAGACGTTACTGGCCCAGCTCACGGTAGTGCAAAAACAGCAGGCGAAGCAGCGCCAGCAGGCAGTGCAACTGACCGCATGGCATCAGTTCTGGCTCGATTTACCCGCGTTACTGCCTGACACCGCCTGGCTGACCCGGCTGGAGAAGCGCGACAATCGTCTCACGCTGGAGGGGCTGGCGCAGGATATGGCGGCGGTCCGGCAGTTCCGTGAGCAGTTAACCACCGTCGCGCTGTTTGGTCAGGTGAGGCAGGGCAGCGTTAAGCGTCAGGCTGATAGTCATTATCGCTTTTCACTGCGGGCAGAGGTGAAGGAGGTTGCTGATGAATGA
- a CDS encoding cytosine permease yields MSKFDDYPLSRVPENKRLSLLSVAIVHMGMLTALDQFMLGAVLGNSMTLAEAFTAITLASLLFGVLTFALGYAGMREGLPGSLLARWCGFGRHGSVLIGLLVAVSLLGWFGIQNAVFARSLSYALNGKLSFAESAALSGTVLTLLVTFGFKALRFTARIAVPLFIALVGWIFWHAFHGQSGQNIPPVIASQAITISAAMTMVIGGAILASLMTPDLTRFSRDGKDVFAITLLTILAGEYGVNGVAILIARELQTSDIIAIITQTTSSLGLLAVVFSTLRINDLNLYSSTLGIANAIEGVTGYKPRYQVITLLLGLLGTLCSVFGILDRFVDFLELLGVIFPPILGVMIVDYYVLKTDRQTLALSRTSDALPATSQLIGWPALIASVAGAATGLLVERGVPVLNSMLVACVIYLMTAPLLKRSSSLQEKVTAE; encoded by the coding sequence GTGAGTAAATTTGATGATTATCCTTTAAGCCGTGTGCCTGAGAACAAACGGCTCTCACTGCTGAGCGTCGCTATTGTGCATATGGGTATGCTGACTGCGCTGGATCAGTTTATGCTCGGCGCGGTTCTGGGCAACAGCATGACGCTGGCAGAGGCGTTTACCGCAATAACGCTGGCCAGCCTGCTGTTTGGCGTGCTGACCTTTGCGCTCGGCTATGCAGGAATGCGCGAGGGACTGCCGGGGAGCTTGCTGGCGCGCTGGTGTGGTTTTGGTCGCCACGGCTCTGTGCTGATTGGCCTGCTGGTCGCGGTCAGCCTGCTGGGATGGTTCGGCATTCAGAACGCGGTGTTTGCCCGATCGCTGAGCTATGCCCTGAATGGCAAACTCAGCTTTGCAGAGTCGGCAGCACTTTCAGGTACCGTGTTGACGTTACTGGTTACCTTTGGCTTTAAGGCGCTGCGCTTTACCGCACGCATTGCGGTTCCGCTTTTCATCGCGCTGGTCGGCTGGATTTTCTGGCACGCATTTCACGGCCAGTCTGGCCAGAATATACCGCCGGTTATCGCCAGCCAGGCCATTACCATAAGCGCCGCGATGACCATGGTGATTGGCGGCGCAATTCTTGCCAGCCTGATGACGCCTGACCTGACGCGTTTTTCACGTGACGGCAAAGATGTGTTTGCCATTACGCTACTGACCATTCTGGCGGGCGAATATGGGGTCAATGGCGTAGCGATTCTTATCGCCAGAGAATTGCAGACCTCAGATATCATCGCGATTATTACGCAAACCACCAGTTCACTGGGTTTGCTGGCTGTCGTTTTTTCTACCCTGCGCATCAATGACCTGAATCTCTATTCATCCACGCTGGGCATCGCTAACGCGATTGAAGGCGTGACCGGCTATAAACCGCGTTATCAGGTGATTACGCTGCTGCTGGGGCTGCTCGGCACACTCTGTTCAGTGTTCGGGATTCTTGATCGTTTTGTCGATTTTCTGGAACTGCTGGGCGTCATCTTCCCGCCGATACTGGGCGTAATGATCGTTGACTACTATGTACTGAAAACTGACCGACAGACGCTGGCGCTCAGTCGTACCAGCGATGCCTTACCGGCAACATCCCAGCTTATTGGCTGGCCCGCGCTGATCGCCAGCGTCGCAGGTGCGGCCACGGGTCTGCTGGTTGAGCGCGGCGTACCGGTGCTTAATTCAATGCTTGTCGCGTGCGTTATTTACCTGATGACCGCGCCACTCTTAAAGCGATCATCGTCCTTACAGGAAAAGGTTACTGCTGAATAA
- the nudE gene encoding ADP compounds hydrolase NudE, with the protein MKIPKKPDILNITAVARSRLFTIESVDLAFSNGAHRVYERMKPSEREAVMIVPIIDDHLILIQEYAVGLETYELGFPKGLIDAGETVNEAAVRELKEEVGFGAEQLTTLGKLTMAPSYFSSKMNIVIAEGLYAEKLEGDEPEPLIIHRWPLSDMLSLLDEPDFREARNVSALFMAREWLVKQGRLNY; encoded by the coding sequence ATGAAAATTCCAAAAAAACCCGACATCCTCAATATCACCGCCGTGGCACGTTCACGGTTATTCACTATTGAGTCGGTCGATCTGGCTTTCAGCAATGGGGCGCATCGCGTTTATGAGCGGATGAAGCCCTCCGAGCGTGAAGCGGTGATGATTGTGCCGATTATTGATGACCATCTGATCCTGATTCAGGAATACGCCGTCGGACTGGAAACCTACGAGCTGGGTTTTCCGAAAGGGCTGATTGATGCAGGTGAAACCGTCAATGAAGCGGCGGTGCGCGAACTGAAAGAAGAGGTAGGTTTTGGTGCCGAACAGCTGACCACGCTGGGCAAGCTCACCATGGCCCCCTCCTACTTTTCCAGCAAGATGAATATTGTGATAGCGGAAGGTCTCTACGCCGAAAAGCTGGAAGGCGATGAGCCGGAGCCGCTGATTATCCACCGCTGGCCGCTGAGCGATATGCTGTCGCTGCTGGACGAACCTGACTTCCGCGAAGCACGTAATGTCAGTGCGCTGTTTATGGCGCGCGAATGGCTGGTGAAACAGGGGCGGCTGAATTACTGA
- a CDS encoding helix-turn-helix transcriptional regulator has protein sequence MDSPYRSIDEFISAFATIMDLLPTPWGFKNAASQHLYMNEAAKLYTATPKSYLLEGKRDCEFPTRWSDCADEFCDHDQQVKLNNRCVAVIETHYWYGNNYLTPFISEKYPVFDNRNQWLGCIWNARPVDNLTAMSFIDPRKSSVLTTRLEHALFTPAELDVIFLLLRRFSAKEIARIYNLSVKTVSNRITTLYQKAEVHSLQQFESYCRAEALENYLPERFLSTGLIYI, from the coding sequence ATGGACAGCCCATACCGTAGTATCGATGAATTCATTTCTGCATTCGCCACCATCATGGATTTATTACCAACACCCTGGGGTTTTAAGAATGCTGCATCGCAGCATCTTTATATGAATGAAGCTGCAAAATTGTATACTGCTACGCCTAAAAGTTATTTATTAGAGGGAAAAAGAGACTGTGAGTTTCCCACGCGCTGGAGTGATTGCGCCGATGAATTCTGCGATCACGATCAACAGGTAAAATTGAATAACCGTTGCGTAGCCGTGATTGAAACCCATTACTGGTATGGCAACAATTATCTCACCCCGTTTATCAGTGAAAAATACCCTGTTTTCGACAATCGAAATCAGTGGCTGGGCTGCATCTGGAATGCTCGTCCGGTTGATAACCTTACGGCAATGAGCTTTATCGACCCCAGAAAATCCTCTGTACTGACGACGCGTCTGGAACATGCCCTGTTCACCCCCGCCGAGCTGGATGTCATTTTTCTGCTGCTACGGCGCTTCAGCGCAAAAGAGATCGCCCGCATCTATAACCTCAGCGTAAAAACTGTCAGTAATCGTATCACTACGCTTTATCAAAAAGCGGAGGTGCATTCGCTACAACAATTCGAAAGCTATTGCCGTGCGGAGGCACTGGAGAATTATCTGCCAGAGCGGTTTCTCAGCACAGGTCTTATTTATATATAA